In Sphingobacterium zeae, one genomic interval encodes:
- a CDS encoding DUF1266 domain-containing protein codes for MFKFLKELLNAAKEGVNEAKDELTLKAEEEKMAGSLVPDNTILLNIPDEEQFGNALGAAFRVIVFGDWFTVFGSTGDDGSYPIHLYQFGNYPRIDQYRSDFIKLLKRDFGITNRETCLQMLSSYFTLLGIEKTGTALEEKNGKIDTSIWDISKSGVNAFVVAVVSHITTSATDVGYLPKPVALNVLKSLSLYARKHFIDWLQFSDYFLEGEDQVGVNSKIGKSYLKRYIGYLKEKKGSPWNNIAW; via the coding sequence ATGTTTAAGTTTTTGAAAGAATTATTGAATGCGGCAAAGGAAGGTGTAAATGAAGCCAAAGATGAACTTACTTTGAAAGCCGAAGAGGAAAAAATGGCGGGAAGTTTAGTACCTGATAACACTATACTTCTGAATATTCCTGATGAAGAACAGTTTGGTAATGCGCTAGGAGCCGCATTTAGAGTGATTGTTTTTGGGGATTGGTTTACAGTATTCGGAAGTACCGGAGATGATGGTAGTTATCCCATTCACTTATATCAATTTGGTAATTATCCAAGAATTGATCAATATAGAAGTGATTTTATCAAATTGCTAAAGAGAGATTTTGGTATAACGAATAGAGAAACTTGTCTTCAAATGTTGAGTTCATACTTTACGTTACTTGGGATAGAAAAGACAGGGACCGCATTGGAGGAAAAAAACGGCAAAATTGATACATCCATTTGGGATATCTCCAAATCAGGGGTAAATGCCTTTGTTGTTGCTGTAGTAAGTCATATTACGACATCCGCAACGGACGTTGGATATTTACCAAAACCTGTGGCATTAAATGTTCTCAAGAGTTTGTCACTATATGCGAGAAAGCATTTTATTGATTGGTTGCAATTTTCCGATTATTTCCTGGAAGGAGAAGATCAAGTTGGTGTAAACAGTAAAATTGGGAAATCTTACTTGAAAAGGTATATTGGGTATCTTAAAGAAAAGAAAGGAAGTCCTTGGAATAATATCGCATGGTAG
- a CDS encoding YqaE/Pmp3 family membrane protein yields MILIAVLLPWLSFFLRGKILSGILCLILQMTILGWIPAAIWAVASRVDGKNEQRIRKMERNMRNYR; encoded by the coding sequence ATGATATTAATAGCAGTCTTACTTCCTTGGTTATCGTTTTTCTTACGCGGTAAGATTCTAAGTGGCATTCTCTGTTTGATCCTACAGATGACTATACTGGGTTGGATACCCGCAGCCATTTGGGCGGTTGCATCTCGTGTTGACGGAAAAAACGAACAGCGCATACGTAAGATGGAACGTAATATGCGTAATTATCGATAA
- a CDS encoding TetR/AcrR family transcriptional regulator, translating to MTGQQENIREEIILSSMKVFETYGFARVSMQDISKACGKGRSTLYYYFTSKMDVFDAIAEYLCQQVFQVASQTYHRNASLEDNLVGFLQAKLRQINLITKRFHLAFEDMKSDPALMVSKTRYMLDDEIKLIRKMIELAIKKEEIQPLGEKDILFLSEMLVTTSRCFEQEVLLFDRFPDFEARLSWLISICVKGLR from the coding sequence ATGACAGGTCAGCAGGAAAATATTAGAGAAGAAATTATTCTATCATCCATGAAAGTGTTTGAAACATATGGATTTGCAAGAGTCTCTATGCAGGATATTTCAAAAGCTTGTGGAAAGGGGCGGAGCACTTTGTATTATTATTTTACCAGTAAAATGGATGTGTTCGATGCAATTGCCGAGTATTTATGTCAACAGGTATTTCAGGTAGCGAGTCAAACATACCATAGAAACGCTTCATTGGAAGATAACCTAGTTGGTTTTTTACAGGCAAAATTGCGCCAAATTAACTTAATCACTAAGCGTTTTCATCTCGCATTTGAAGACATGAAGTCCGATCCAGCTTTGATGGTTTCAAAAACGCGTTACATGTTGGATGATGAAATCAAGCTGATCCGTAAAATGATTGAATTAGCCATTAAGAAAGAAGAAATTCAGCCGCTTGGTGAAAAAGACATCTTATTCTTATCGGAAATGTTAGTGACCACATCGCGTTGTTTTGAACAGGAAGTTTTACTCTTTGACCGTTTTCCAGATTTTGAAGCTAGACTTTCCTGGCTGATAAGTATCTGCGTCAAAGGCCTTCGCTAA
- a CDS encoding NAD(P)-dependent alcohol dehydrogenase, which produces MSTFSIKAFGTSAPAEELQKMAIERREVTEKDVEIDILFCGVCHSDLHTARNEWGGTVYPNVPGHEIVGRITKVGDAVTKFNVGDLAGVGCMVDSCRECESCKEGLEQYCENGNIQTYNGHDKHLNKQTFGGYSERIVVDEDFVLHIPANLDLAATAPLLCAGITTYSPLRHWNVGPGKKVGIVGIGGLGHMGVKIAKAMGAQVVVITTSASKVDDAKRLGADEVILSTDTQQMKEHAGTLHFILDCVSAQHDINAYLSLLKRDGSLTLVGAPEHPLPVAPFSLIPARKSFSGSMIGGIAETQEMLDFCGQHNIMSDIELIKMQDINNAYDRLLKSDVKYRFVIDMASLKN; this is translated from the coding sequence ATGAGTACATTTTCAATTAAAGCGTTTGGCACAAGCGCACCAGCTGAAGAGCTGCAAAAGATGGCTATTGAGCGGCGTGAAGTCACTGAAAAAGATGTCGAGATTGATATCTTATTTTGTGGCGTTTGTCATTCTGATTTACATACAGCTCGAAACGAGTGGGGTGGGACTGTTTATCCCAATGTACCTGGCCATGAAATTGTGGGACGAATCACTAAAGTTGGGGATGCTGTAACAAAGTTTAATGTCGGCGATCTAGCCGGCGTCGGTTGTATGGTAGACAGTTGTCGCGAATGTGAAAGTTGCAAGGAGGGACTCGAACAATATTGCGAAAATGGAAATATCCAAACATACAATGGACACGATAAACACCTCAATAAACAGACGTTTGGTGGTTATTCCGAACGCATCGTGGTGGACGAGGATTTTGTACTCCATATCCCTGCAAATTTGGATCTCGCAGCAACAGCTCCTCTATTGTGTGCCGGAATTACTACCTATTCCCCGTTGAGACATTGGAATGTGGGACCGGGAAAAAAAGTCGGTATAGTTGGTATTGGCGGTTTGGGACATATGGGGGTTAAAATAGCGAAAGCTATGGGTGCTCAGGTGGTTGTGATTACAACTTCTGCTTCGAAAGTCGATGATGCCAAACGTTTAGGTGCTGATGAAGTTATCTTATCAACCGATACACAACAAATGAAAGAGCATGCGGGAACATTACATTTCATTTTAGACTGCGTTTCGGCACAGCATGACATCAATGCCTATTTAAGTTTATTGAAGCGGGATGGTTCACTGACGCTTGTCGGTGCTCCAGAACATCCATTACCCGTCGCTCCCTTTAGTCTTATTCCAGCGCGTAAAAGTTTTTCAGGCTCGATGATCGGAGGAATTGCAGAAACGCAGGAGATGCTCGATTTTTGTGGTCAACACAATATTATGTCTGATATTGAGCTCATTAAAATGCAGGATATCAATAACGCCTACGACAGGTTACTGAAAAGTGATGTTAAATATAGGTTTGTTATTGATATGGCAAGTTTGAAAAACTAA
- a CDS encoding cryptochrome/photolyase family protein, protein MEKNKVTIFWFRRDLRLDDNSGLARALTIGFPVLPIFIFDEDILEQLEDKSDRRLHYIHQVLTHINAVLQKSGASLNTFYGKPINIFKDLAEKFDIQGVYCNRDYEPKAIRRDKEIFEFCKSIEIPFKAIKDQVIFDKGDILKNDGTPYTVYTPYARKWREKLRPDDYRSYTYGTEFFFQQKQQQIIPLQQMGFIETDLIFEEPHLDASIIDRYDETRDYPALKGTTKLGIALRFGTISVRKCVAFALKHNATWLSELIWREFFMQILYHYPHVVTESFRKQYDAISWRNNEKEFLQWCNGETGYPMVDAGMRQLNTSGYMHNRVRMVVSSFLCKHLLIDWRWGEAYFAQKLNDYDLSANNGNWQWAAGSGCDAAPYFRVFNPALQADRFDKNQEYIKKWVPELGTADYCQPMVDHQMARDRAIKTYSKALK, encoded by the coding sequence ATGGAAAAAAATAAAGTTACTATATTTTGGTTTCGGCGCGACTTACGCTTGGACGATAATAGCGGACTTGCTCGCGCGCTGACGATCGGATTCCCTGTATTGCCCATATTCATATTTGATGAGGATATTTTGGAGCAATTGGAAGATAAAAGTGACCGTAGGCTTCATTACATTCATCAAGTGCTAACGCATATCAATGCTGTACTGCAAAAAAGTGGTGCCTCGTTAAATACATTTTATGGTAAACCTATCAATATTTTTAAAGACCTAGCTGAAAAATTTGACATCCAGGGAGTTTATTGTAATAGAGACTATGAGCCGAAGGCAATTCGTAGGGATAAGGAAATTTTCGAATTTTGCAAATCGATTGAGATTCCTTTCAAAGCTATAAAAGATCAGGTAATTTTCGATAAGGGAGACATTTTAAAGAATGATGGAACGCCATATACAGTTTATACACCGTATGCAAGAAAATGGCGCGAGAAACTGCGTCCCGATGATTATCGTTCCTATACTTATGGAACGGAATTTTTCTTTCAGCAAAAGCAGCAGCAAATCATTCCGTTACAACAGATGGGGTTTATAGAAACAGACCTCATTTTTGAAGAACCGCATCTCGATGCTAGTATCATAGATCGTTACGATGAAACTCGCGATTATCCAGCTTTAAAGGGTACCACCAAATTGGGGATAGCACTTCGTTTTGGAACCATCAGTGTCCGTAAATGTGTTGCATTTGCATTAAAACATAATGCAACATGGTTATCTGAATTGATCTGGCGTGAATTTTTTATGCAGATACTTTATCACTATCCCCATGTCGTTACCGAATCCTTTAGAAAGCAATACGACGCTATATCCTGGCGGAATAATGAAAAGGAATTTTTGCAATGGTGCAATGGAGAAACCGGATATCCCATGGTCGATGCAGGCATGCGACAATTGAATACTTCAGGCTATATGCACAATCGTGTACGGATGGTGGTGTCAAGTTTTCTTTGCAAGCATTTATTGATCGACTGGAGGTGGGGGGAGGCTTACTTCGCTCAAAAGCTAAATGACTATGACTTGTCTGCAAACAATGGCAACTGGCAGTGGGCCGCCGGGAGTGGCTGTGATGCTGCACCCTATTTTCGGGTTTTCAATCCGGCTCTCCAAGCGGACAGGTTTGATAAAAATCAGGAATATATAAAAAAATGGGTGCCGGAGTTAGGTACTGCAGATTATTGTCAGCCTATGGTAGATCACCAAATGGCTCGCGATAGGGCGATAAAAACCTACTCAAAGGCTTTAAAATAA
- a CDS encoding alpha/beta fold hydrolase: MTLNELQHSKIYGANNGGTPLIVLHGLFGMADNWGSFGRSFGEKRQVHLLDLRNHGRSFHSNDMSIEVMVDDLLTYISSIGTDKIVLLGHSLGGKVAMQFAIDHPEKIEKLIIADIAPKAYPPHHEDIFDALSAVAITTLETRKDVQDKIEHYLSDPGVIQFLLKNVYIREDRKLDWRFNLDVLKNKYTEFITVGVKSGLYNGATLFLAGEKSKYILPEDRVMIKKQFPKAEFKTIPNAGHWVQAENPKVFDAFVAEFLDQ, translated from the coding sequence ATGACATTAAATGAACTACAACACAGTAAAATATATGGTGCAAATAATGGCGGAACGCCATTAATTGTACTTCACGGTCTATTCGGTATGGCAGACAATTGGGGATCCTTTGGCCGTAGTTTCGGAGAGAAAAGACAGGTACATTTACTCGATCTACGTAATCATGGCCGTAGCTTTCACAGTAACGACATGTCAATAGAAGTGATGGTAGACGACCTTCTTACCTATATTTCGTCCATCGGAACAGATAAAATAGTGCTGCTTGGGCACTCATTGGGTGGAAAAGTCGCCATGCAATTTGCTATCGATCATCCAGAAAAAATTGAAAAACTGATTATCGCTGATATAGCTCCCAAAGCTTATCCACCACACCATGAAGATATCTTCGATGCATTGTCTGCTGTAGCTATAACGACGTTGGAAACCAGAAAAGATGTGCAAGATAAGATTGAGCATTATTTAAGTGACCCTGGTGTTATCCAATTTTTATTAAAAAATGTATATATCAGAGAAGATCGAAAATTAGATTGGCGCTTTAACTTGGATGTTTTAAAAAATAAATATACTGAATTTATAACAGTAGGGGTAAAATCAGGGCTATATAACGGTGCCACTTTATTTTTGGCGGGCGAGAAGTCAAAATATATATTACCGGAAGATAGGGTAATGATCAAGAAGCAATTTCCAAAGGCCGAATTTAAAACAATCCCGAATGCAGGTCACTGGGTTCAAGCCGAAAATCCAAAGGTATTTGACGCTTTTGTCGCCGAATTCTTAGATCAGTAA